One genomic segment of Bifidobacterium breve DSM 20213 = JCM 1192 includes these proteins:
- a CDS encoding aldose 1-epimerase family protein, translating into MALKPRTGNQYAISSGEWSAVVTELGASLRELKWRGEDIIVPFDPDKVIPCCNGCVLAPYPNRVTNGQYSFDGEDYQMPIDEFDRQSSLHGYAYRYMWELEDLQESHVTLSWRSPDIAGYPFDITITATYALDENGLTETFTVHNNDAVKAPWAFGIHPWLANGKHATGPAITADNEPCRLELHCDTHVTVDEHLLPTGEEPVSGIFDLRSNPTLEGRGFDDAWTDITNRSADGSTSAVFTRPDGIKVTLTGDKTINSWQVCTGNEIGEKVRQPGVAVEPMTAYADAFRTGKDLVVLEPGADYTTVVTFQAEQL; encoded by the coding sequence ATGGCTTTGAAGCCTCGCACCGGTAACCAATACGCCATCTCATCCGGCGAATGGAGTGCCGTTGTCACTGAGCTGGGCGCCAGCTTGCGCGAACTGAAATGGCGCGGCGAAGACATCATCGTCCCCTTCGACCCGGACAAGGTGATTCCCTGCTGCAACGGATGTGTGCTGGCACCGTACCCGAACCGCGTGACCAACGGTCAGTACTCCTTCGACGGTGAAGACTATCAGATGCCGATCGACGAATTTGACCGTCAATCCTCCCTGCACGGCTATGCCTACCGTTATATGTGGGAGCTTGAGGACCTGCAGGAATCGCATGTGACGCTCTCATGGCGCTCCCCCGACATCGCCGGATATCCGTTCGACATCACCATCACCGCCACCTACGCGTTGGACGAGAACGGCCTTACGGAGACCTTCACCGTGCACAACAACGACGCCGTGAAGGCACCGTGGGCGTTCGGCATTCACCCGTGGCTTGCCAACGGCAAGCATGCCACTGGCCCGGCCATCACCGCCGACAACGAGCCATGCCGCCTCGAGCTGCATTGCGACACTCACGTGACTGTTGACGAGCATCTGCTGCCCACTGGCGAAGAGCCGGTCTCCGGCATCTTCGATCTGCGCAGCAACCCCACCCTTGAGGGGCGCGGCTTCGATGACGCCTGGACCGACATCACCAACCGCAGTGCTGACGGCAGCACCTCTGCCGTATTCACCCGCCCCGATGGCATCAAGGTCACTCTGACCGGCGACAAGACCATCAATTCCTGGCAGGTCTGCACCGGCAACGAGATTGGCGAGAAAGTCCGTCAGCCCGGTGTGGCCGTCGAACCGATGACTGCCTACGCCGATGCATTCCGTACCGGCAAGGATCTGGTCGTGCTCGAACCAGGCGCTGATTACACCACTGTGGTCACGTTCCAGGCCGAGCAGCTCTGA
- a CDS encoding bifunctional folylpolyglutamate synthase/dihydrofolate synthase has product MSFEHPNRNNESMRDVELDIMSRPPEHNTTNLDLDRMNLMLDILGHPEQSFRVIHVTGTNGKGSTARMAEAICRAYGMRTGLYTSPHLEKVNERIAIDGQQLSDDDFIDVWDQIKDLVALVDAKMEEQGKPKMSFFEVLTAMAIWKFADAPVDVAVVEVGMGGLWDATNVLNADAAVIGPVDMDHMQWLGDTVEQIAGEKAGIIKPNCTAIIGAQPHEEAVMPILEEAAERNHAMLVRDGYEMTVSDRMAAVGGQVATLTTPNGTYEGVPIAKFGEHQAHNALAALAAAEVVIPVNGPLDGDLVAEALGSVKIPGRIEQIRTSPTIILDGGHNVNAAEALRKAIEESYDFKQLVGVVAMMRDKQVEEYLGVLEPILSSVVVTENSWRERVMPADELEKIAVEVFGRDRVIKEPNLPDAIQTAVNMVDAEDELGVGYGHGVLVCGSFVTAGDARTMLAEHASPTMQQAMAIHQPAVDLDDATDGHGDQPGADTLEDNVSPDDFDVFDVLGLGDAAKNNNADGSSDQDSSAGSDA; this is encoded by the coding sequence ATGTCATTCGAGCATCCGAATCGGAACAACGAGAGCATGCGGGACGTCGAACTGGACATCATGAGTCGTCCGCCGGAGCATAACACCACGAATCTGGATCTTGACCGGATGAATCTGATGCTCGATATTTTGGGCCACCCGGAGCAGTCGTTCCGTGTGATCCATGTGACCGGCACCAACGGCAAGGGCTCCACCGCGCGCATGGCCGAAGCCATCTGCCGTGCGTACGGCATGCGTACCGGCCTGTACACCTCACCGCACTTGGAGAAGGTCAACGAGCGTATCGCCATCGACGGCCAGCAGCTTTCCGATGACGATTTCATCGACGTATGGGACCAGATCAAGGACCTCGTAGCCTTGGTGGATGCCAAAATGGAGGAACAGGGCAAGCCGAAGATGAGCTTCTTCGAAGTACTCACCGCCATGGCCATCTGGAAATTCGCCGACGCTCCCGTGGATGTGGCCGTCGTCGAGGTGGGCATGGGCGGCCTGTGGGACGCCACCAATGTGTTGAACGCGGATGCCGCGGTCATCGGCCCTGTCGACATGGACCACATGCAATGGCTGGGGGACACCGTCGAGCAGATCGCAGGCGAGAAGGCTGGCATCATCAAGCCGAATTGCACCGCCATTATCGGTGCGCAGCCGCATGAGGAAGCGGTTATGCCGATTCTTGAAGAGGCCGCCGAACGCAACCATGCCATGTTGGTGCGTGATGGTTACGAGATGACCGTGTCCGATCGCATGGCCGCGGTCGGCGGCCAGGTGGCCACTCTCACCACGCCCAATGGCACGTACGAGGGCGTGCCGATTGCCAAGTTCGGCGAACATCAGGCGCATAACGCGCTCGCCGCGCTCGCCGCCGCCGAAGTGGTGATTCCGGTCAACGGGCCACTGGACGGCGATCTGGTGGCCGAAGCATTGGGCTCGGTGAAGATTCCGGGCCGCATCGAGCAGATTCGTACCTCGCCGACCATCATTTTGGACGGCGGCCATAACGTCAACGCCGCCGAAGCCCTGCGTAAGGCCATCGAGGAAAGCTACGACTTCAAGCAACTGGTCGGTGTAGTCGCCATGATGCGAGACAAGCAGGTCGAAGAGTATCTTGGTGTGTTGGAGCCGATTCTCAGCTCCGTGGTGGTCACTGAGAATTCCTGGCGCGAGCGCGTGATGCCGGCCGATGAGCTGGAGAAGATCGCCGTTGAGGTGTTCGGCCGTGATCGTGTCATCAAGGAGCCGAATCTGCCTGATGCCATCCAGACAGCCGTCAATATGGTCGATGCGGAAGATGAGCTGGGTGTCGGCTATGGCCATGGCGTGCTCGTTTGCGGCAGCTTCGTGACCGCCGGTGACGCACGTACCATGCTCGCCGAGCATGCCAGCCCCACGATGCAGCAGGCTATGGCCATCCATCAGCCGGCGGTCGATCTCGATGATGCCACAGATGGTCACGGGGATCAGCCCGGCGCCGATACGCTCGAGGATAACGTCAGCCCCGATGATTTCGACGTATTTGATGTGCTCGGCCTCGGCGATGCGGCGAAGAACAACAATGCCGACGGTTCATCTGACCAGGACTCCAGTGCGGGCTCGGACGCCTGA
- a CDS encoding aldose 1-epimerase family protein has product MTSKTPRTGNQYSIHHGDYSAVICELGAKIRRFDFNGKEIFCPFGVNDLTPTCNGYVLAPWPNRIENGEYDFNGKHYCAPVNEYHPAPRNNANHGYAYHYMWKLESLTDSAVTLSLRFPNLDGYPFDVTVTVTYELGENGMTVTINARNDGDEPAPWALGLHPWLANGEQGATSAERDADSAACHLQIKAASHVTVNEALIPTGTEPVAGIYDLNDGPTLEGRAFDDAWVDVERAADGTTTTTFTRPDGIEVKLIGDETINAWQCYTATGAPFAEHPYGIAVEPMTAPANAFRTGNYLVTLAPDSDYTTVVRYEVAQK; this is encoded by the coding sequence ATGACGAGCAAAACGCCACGCACCGGCAACCAGTATTCGATTCACCACGGCGACTACTCCGCTGTGATTTGCGAGCTAGGCGCGAAAATCCGCCGGTTCGACTTCAACGGCAAGGAAATCTTCTGTCCATTCGGGGTCAACGATCTGACCCCGACCTGCAACGGATACGTGCTGGCCCCTTGGCCAAACCGTATTGAAAACGGTGAATACGATTTCAACGGCAAGCACTACTGCGCTCCGGTCAACGAATATCACCCGGCTCCGCGCAACAACGCGAACCATGGATACGCCTACCACTACATGTGGAAGCTCGAATCGCTCACCGACAGCGCCGTGACGCTTTCACTGCGCTTCCCCAACCTGGACGGATACCCGTTCGATGTGACCGTGACCGTGACCTACGAATTGGGCGAAAATGGCATGACCGTGACCATCAATGCCCGCAATGATGGCGACGAGCCGGCACCTTGGGCTCTTGGCCTGCACCCGTGGCTTGCCAACGGCGAGCAGGGCGCGACTTCCGCCGAACGCGATGCCGACTCCGCCGCCTGCCATCTGCAGATCAAGGCCGCCAGTCATGTGACGGTGAACGAGGCGCTGATTCCCACCGGCACTGAACCTGTTGCCGGCATCTACGATCTGAACGATGGTCCGACGCTCGAAGGCCGCGCTTTCGATGACGCCTGGGTTGATGTGGAGCGCGCCGCCGATGGCACGACCACTACCACGTTCACCCGTCCTGATGGTATCGAAGTGAAGCTGATCGGCGACGAAACCATCAATGCCTGGCAGTGCTACACCGCCACGGGAGCTCCATTTGCCGAGCATCCGTACGGCATCGCCGTCGAACCGATGACCGCCCCGGCCAACGCCTTCCGCACCGGCAACTATCTGGTGACACTCGCACCCGATAGTGATTACACCACTGTGGTGCGTTATGAAGTAGCCCAGAAGTAA
- a CDS encoding 50S ribosomal protein bL37 → MGMRGRKRKDRRKKAANHGKRPNA, encoded by the coding sequence ATGGGCATGCGCGGACGTAAGCGCAAGGATCGTCGTAAGAAGGCCGCCAACCACGGCAAGCGTCCAAACGCCTGA
- a CDS encoding lipid II:glycine glycyltransferase FemX, which translates to MITLEHVTLPTMEQAAAEAGIALPIEQTEAWGRYQAKVPGRRPWGAYLIRRDGDLVAVISLIDYETHGYHYLRSLHGPVWKTKPTQDEEREVIDAMVKAVRSHDRKVVFLRVDTWFDEGYYRVLSTVPYDQTVIVDLTGGDDKILERMVARGRQNVRKALRESPATCADETEQASKSFDEYYGVMVDTGKRDGFAPAPKQDYEDMIQELGPEHCRLFVSRIDGKVVNWCLITLNDNRAVYYYGCMSTAVRRLRVPDKMFYHIFCTLGAQGVESLDMMGIGSDFAPSLKGLNQFKTKFAREITPVAAGHDIPVKRGFYSLLRFIQKLRKGSNADRH; encoded by the coding sequence TTGATTACGCTGGAACACGTCACGTTGCCGACCATGGAACAGGCCGCGGCAGAGGCAGGCATCGCACTGCCGATTGAGCAGACGGAAGCCTGGGGCCGCTATCAGGCCAAGGTGCCGGGACGTCGCCCGTGGGGCGCGTACCTTATTCGCCGCGACGGCGATTTGGTGGCGGTCATCTCCCTGATCGATTACGAGACCCACGGCTACCACTACCTGCGTTCGCTGCATGGTCCGGTGTGGAAGACCAAGCCCACCCAGGATGAGGAGCGCGAGGTCATCGACGCGATGGTCAAGGCCGTGCGCTCCCACGACCGCAAGGTGGTGTTCCTGCGCGTGGATACATGGTTCGATGAAGGCTACTACCGCGTGCTGTCCACGGTACCGTATGACCAGACCGTGATCGTTGACCTGACCGGCGGCGACGACAAGATTCTTGAGCGCATGGTGGCGCGTGGCCGTCAGAACGTGCGCAAGGCCCTGCGCGAAAGCCCGGCCACATGCGCCGACGAAACCGAGCAGGCTTCCAAATCGTTCGACGAGTATTACGGCGTGATGGTCGACACCGGCAAGCGCGACGGCTTTGCCCCGGCTCCGAAGCAGGACTATGAGGATATGATTCAGGAGCTCGGTCCTGAGCACTGCCGCCTGTTCGTCAGCCGTATCGACGGCAAGGTGGTCAACTGGTGCCTGATTACCTTGAACGACAATCGCGCCGTCTACTACTACGGCTGCATGAGCACCGCCGTGCGCCGCCTGCGCGTGCCGGACAAGATGTTCTATCACATCTTCTGCACACTGGGCGCGCAGGGCGTGGAAAGCCTTGACATGATGGGCATCGGCTCTGACTTCGCACCGTCCTTGAAGGGACTGAACCAGTTCAAGACCAAGTTCGCCCGGGAGATTACTCCGGTGGCGGCAGGCCATGACATTCCGGTCAAGCGCGGTTTCTACAGCCTGCTGCGCTTCATTCAGAAACTGCGTAAGGGCTCAAACGCGGACAGGCACTAA
- the smc gene encoding chromosome segregation protein SMC, whose protein sequence is MYLKELTLRGFKSFASATTLRFEPGITAVVGPNGSGKSNIVDALTWVMGEQGAKNLRGTSMEDVIFAGTSSRPPLGRAQVSLTIDNSDHTLDIDYTEVTISRTIFRNGGSEYAINGSQCRLLDIQELLSDTGLGQQMHVIVGQGRLDAILKADPSGHRAFIEEAAGILKHRKRKERALRKLANTESNLNRLDDLLREIHRQLGPLGRQARISRRADAIQVSVRDAQARIYAEDAQRSMARRETVRKELGDVRSQLSVAQRELAQVKVRIEQVEALSSESSPAIAKTNQYWHEFSQIRERLHALAQLAEERGRSLTGQIVSNFGEDPDMLLKRAEELETQAAAQTKAVADARIALDKATEERADDEKKLASIRQTLTELRKTAQERDAHIASLRELIAREESAVQLADSRAKDHTGQRETLAKQHDDAQHQLESLRSEAQSVADDDGAALDKARAALAERRDVLNELTDRQRDVQSKIISLQAKADALSDTLDSRNASGSLERDEQVASLGRLTDFIHVADGWEEAVAHALDQYASAIVVPETGNMLHALERAREDKLGKAVVLTVMPAEEPFAALADTDICLANLVTANPEASDKTQAAACVRTVQLLLADVAAAETADEAQRLVASGKAPRAVTKHGETFAHGVAAVGGSSISQSDLSLAARRDKALAQVKQLGVEANELAEQVSEAKSKRDEVARLVDQESAKRTEVRLKAQQAEKSLKSAEDRVASFARQLEQLDKKIADTQENRNEHQLKLDDLNRALESAQQSTDEHADFDELDERERTLERDLNLTREHEVAAKIAWTEASRKGESLTRQAGLLRDNAKEAVERRARIESLNERRRDQAAHLQGVADDAREVAAMVERTLQGVAAERDKLQEAASSHDDELKTLRAQRNEIEPKVTDLTGREHALDVNRERLAAEAGQLMQKVSDELGLTLEELVREYGPDQPVPVLDDDGNPVPLEHMDGESDGNADDAATDAPDAAADSVTDPSRFQTVPYNRQEQQKRLDKARRDLAALGKINPLATEEFEALEERNKYLNDQRNDVVKSRDDLMQLIKDLDSTMVEVFKSAFDDTAEAFEKMFATLFPGGTGRLRLENPEDLLTTGVLVEASPAGKRVKQLSLLSGGERSLTALALLFAIFTARPSPFYVMDEVEAALDDVNLTRLIDAFNELRAHAQLIIITHQQRTMSIADALYGVTMRADGVTAVVSQKLDK, encoded by the coding sequence ATGTATCTCAAGGAACTCACCCTCCGCGGATTCAAGTCCTTTGCCTCCGCGACCACGCTGCGTTTTGAGCCTGGTATCACGGCGGTTGTGGGTCCCAATGGTTCAGGCAAATCGAATATCGTCGACGCGCTGACTTGGGTGATGGGTGAGCAGGGAGCCAAGAACCTGAGGGGCACGTCGATGGAGGACGTGATTTTTGCCGGCACCTCCTCCCGCCCTCCACTGGGCCGCGCGCAGGTGAGTCTGACCATCGACAATTCCGATCACACGCTTGACATCGATTACACGGAAGTCACTATCTCCCGCACTATTTTCCGCAACGGTGGGTCCGAATACGCCATCAACGGTTCTCAGTGCCGCCTACTTGATATTCAGGAATTGCTTTCGGATACTGGCTTGGGCCAGCAGATGCACGTCATCGTGGGGCAGGGCCGTCTGGATGCGATTCTTAAGGCCGACCCGTCCGGCCACCGTGCGTTTATCGAGGAGGCGGCGGGAATCCTCAAGCATCGCAAGCGCAAGGAACGCGCCCTGCGCAAATTGGCCAATACGGAATCAAATCTCAACCGACTCGATGACTTACTGCGAGAGATTCACAGGCAGCTTGGCCCGTTGGGCCGTCAGGCGCGCATTTCTCGCCGGGCCGATGCCATTCAGGTTTCCGTACGTGACGCCCAGGCTCGCATCTATGCCGAGGATGCCCAGCGTTCGATGGCTCGCCGCGAGACGGTGCGCAAGGAACTCGGCGATGTGCGCAGTCAGCTGTCCGTTGCCCAACGCGAGCTTGCCCAGGTCAAGGTGCGCATCGAACAAGTCGAGGCGTTGAGTTCCGAATCCAGCCCGGCCATTGCCAAGACCAATCAGTATTGGCATGAATTTTCCCAGATCCGGGAGCGTTTGCATGCGCTTGCCCAGTTGGCTGAGGAACGCGGACGTTCGCTCACCGGCCAGATCGTCAGTAATTTCGGAGAAGACCCGGACATGTTGCTCAAGAGGGCCGAAGAGCTGGAGACTCAGGCTGCAGCGCAGACCAAAGCCGTGGCGGACGCCCGCATCGCACTTGATAAGGCCACCGAAGAGCGCGCCGACGATGAAAAGAAGCTCGCTTCCATCCGTCAGACCTTGACCGAGCTCCGTAAAACCGCGCAAGAGCGTGACGCCCATATCGCCAGTTTGCGTGAATTGATAGCCCGAGAGGAATCCGCCGTACAACTGGCGGACAGCCGCGCCAAGGATCATACCGGGCAGCGGGAGACGCTCGCCAAGCAGCATGATGATGCGCAGCATCAGTTGGAATCGCTGCGCAGTGAGGCGCAATCCGTGGCCGATGATGACGGTGCCGCATTGGACAAGGCCCGTGCCGCCCTGGCAGAGCGTCGCGATGTGTTGAATGAGCTGACCGATCGTCAGCGTGACGTACAGTCCAAGATCATCTCGTTGCAGGCCAAAGCCGATGCACTGTCCGACACGTTGGACAGCCGCAACGCCTCCGGATCGCTGGAACGGGACGAGCAGGTGGCATCCCTCGGGCGTCTCACCGACTTTATCCATGTGGCTGATGGTTGGGAAGAAGCCGTGGCCCACGCGCTTGACCAATATGCCAGTGCCATCGTGGTGCCGGAAACCGGCAATATGCTTCATGCCCTCGAGCGTGCCCGTGAAGACAAGCTCGGCAAAGCCGTGGTGCTGACCGTAATGCCGGCCGAGGAACCATTCGCTGCTCTTGCCGATACCGATATATGCTTGGCGAACCTTGTGACGGCTAATCCCGAGGCCTCGGATAAGACGCAGGCCGCGGCCTGCGTGCGCACCGTGCAGCTGCTGCTGGCCGATGTGGCCGCAGCCGAGACGGCTGATGAAGCGCAGCGTCTCGTCGCTTCCGGAAAGGCCCCACGCGCCGTCACCAAGCATGGCGAGACCTTTGCCCACGGTGTGGCCGCAGTCGGCGGATCATCGATTTCCCAGTCCGACCTGTCGCTTGCCGCCCGCAGGGACAAGGCGCTGGCCCAAGTCAAGCAGCTTGGTGTCGAGGCCAATGAATTGGCTGAGCAGGTGAGCGAGGCCAAATCCAAGCGTGACGAGGTCGCCCGTCTGGTCGATCAGGAATCCGCCAAGCGCACGGAAGTCCGACTCAAGGCTCAGCAAGCGGAAAAGTCGCTGAAATCCGCCGAGGATAGGGTTGCGTCGTTCGCGCGTCAGCTTGAACAGTTGGACAAGAAAATTGCTGACACTCAAGAGAATCGTAACGAACATCAGCTGAAGCTCGATGATCTCAACCGCGCTTTGGAATCGGCGCAGCAATCCACTGACGAGCATGCCGATTTCGATGAGCTTGACGAACGCGAGCGCACACTGGAACGTGACTTGAACCTGACCCGTGAGCATGAGGTCGCCGCGAAGATTGCATGGACTGAAGCCAGTCGCAAGGGGGAGTCCCTGACCCGACAGGCCGGGCTGTTGCGCGATAATGCCAAGGAAGCCGTTGAACGTCGCGCCCGTATCGAATCGTTGAACGAGCGTCGGCGTGATCAGGCCGCCCATTTGCAAGGCGTGGCTGATGATGCGCGCGAGGTGGCCGCCATGGTGGAACGCACGCTGCAGGGCGTCGCCGCTGAGCGGGACAAGCTACAGGAGGCGGCGTCCAGTCATGACGATGAGCTCAAAACCCTGCGCGCCCAGCGCAATGAGATTGAGCCGAAGGTCACCGATCTGACAGGCCGCGAACACGCCTTGGACGTGAATCGTGAGCGTCTGGCCGCCGAAGCCGGTCAGCTCATGCAGAAAGTGTCCGATGAGCTCGGTCTCACCCTGGAGGAACTGGTACGTGAGTATGGCCCCGATCAGCCGGTCCCGGTACTTGACGATGATGGCAATCCTGTGCCACTGGAGCATATGGATGGCGAGAGCGACGGCAATGCCGACGATGCGGCAACCGATGCCCCCGACGCCGCAGCGGACAGCGTTACGGACCCCAGCCGCTTCCAGACCGTGCCATACAACCGCCAGGAACAGCAGAAGCGACTCGACAAGGCCCGCCGCGACTTGGCTGCGCTTGGCAAGATCAACCCGCTGGCAACCGAGGAGTTCGAGGCGCTGGAAGAACGCAACAAGTACCTCAACGACCAGCGCAACGATGTGGTCAAGTCTCGTGATGATCTCATGCAGCTCATCAAGGATCTTGACTCCACCATGGTCGAGGTGTTCAAGTCCGCGTTTGACGATACCGCCGAAGCTTTTGAGAAGATGTTCGCCACACTATTCCCGGGTGGCACAGGACGGTTGCGTCTGGAGAATCCAGAGGATCTGCTCACCACGGGCGTGCTGGTCGAGGCCAGCCCGGCAGGCAAGCGCGTCAAACAGCTGAGCCTGCTCTCCGGTGGCGAGCGCTCGCTGACCGCATTGGCTCTGTTGTTCGCGATTTTCACCGCGCGCCCAAGCCCGTTCTATGTGATGGATGAGGTCGAGGCCGCGCTGGACGATGTGAACCTGACCCGTCTCATCGACGCGTTCAACGAGTTGCGTGCCCATGCCCAGCTCATCATCATCACGCATCAGCAGCGCACGATGTCAATCGCCGATGCGCTGTACGGCGTGACGATGCGAGCCGATGGCGTCACCGCTGTAGTGAGCCAGAAGCTGGACAAATAA
- a CDS encoding sigma-70 family RNA polymerase sigma factor, whose amino-acid sequence MPAEAGESMAAKRARFEQLAMPAVNTLYRQAMRLTNNPDDAQDLVQDTFERGFKAFDSFQPGSNFEAWMTTIERNAYFNQYAKAKRRPQRANDSTGEYDDWDIYDASEHTSDGLKSAEQEYLDAFAPEEIMAALAKLSPERRQVFIDAAIDGKSYQQVADEQGVKIGTVMSRLNRARTQLKRELASYAKDRGYITDSPSAKLGENVGQTVEHVHNGTSEHTVDSDDAAQTITDTVARARMLRQSRKPQGNEMR is encoded by the coding sequence ATGCCGGCCGAAGCCGGGGAATCCATGGCGGCTAAGCGCGCTCGTTTCGAGCAGCTCGCCATGCCCGCCGTCAACACGCTCTATCGTCAGGCCATGAGGCTGACCAACAACCCCGACGATGCGCAGGATCTGGTGCAGGATACGTTCGAGCGCGGGTTCAAGGCGTTTGATTCCTTCCAGCCTGGATCGAACTTCGAGGCATGGATGACGACCATCGAACGAAACGCGTATTTCAACCAGTACGCCAAGGCCAAACGACGTCCGCAACGCGCCAACGATTCGACCGGCGAATATGATGACTGGGACATCTACGATGCTTCTGAACATACTTCAGATGGGTTGAAATCTGCCGAACAGGAATATCTGGATGCCTTTGCTCCGGAAGAGATTATGGCTGCGCTCGCCAAATTGTCTCCAGAACGTCGGCAAGTGTTCATCGATGCCGCCATCGACGGCAAGTCCTATCAGCAGGTGGCTGACGAGCAAGGGGTGAAAATAGGCACGGTGATGAGCCGGTTGAACCGTGCACGTACTCAACTGAAACGGGAACTTGCCTCATATGCCAAGGATCGCGGATACATTACCGATTCACCATCAGCGAAGTTGGGCGAAAACGTTGGTCAAACCGTGGAACACGTCCATAATGGAACTAGTGAACATACTGTTGACAGCGATGACGCCGCGCAAACCATCACGGATACGGTAGCACGCGCTCGCATGCTTCGACAGTCTCGTAAGCCTCAGGGAAATGAGATGCGATGA
- a CDS encoding UDP-N-acetylmuramoyl-L-alanyl-D-glutamate--2,6-diaminopimelate ligase: MALTLAAAAELLDRHHLLREIIQGDCWTDNAADLAGADEPFTAITYDTRKVTPGTLLCCKGRFKADYLTDIDQAGLAAYMAETEYSAVTRAPGLIVNDARKAMSLLSAEFYGRPQDELTVIGITGTKGKTTTAYFVQAVLNAYSGGRAALFSSVDNCLDGHTYAESDLTTPESMDAFRMMREAANNGMRYLVMEVSSQAYKVERVYGLTFDAGAFLNISPDHISAIEHPTFEDYLYCKRQITHNCRTLVLGADCDHADLIRQDAQASNVPVTTFALHAADGHGTHADFVALPDASSGYLFQEQGKAIGDFSLELEGEFNAANAAAAIALSRAVGVPAGSEAFRALEHVHIPGRMEHYESGNMVAYVDYAHNYVSTKTLAEFVTHKYADRNPRVVVVTGSVGDKAVDRREGIIKGAQDYADRIILTAEDTVHERMIDILHEMQGYITNPRVVSDIELDRAKAIEKAVEDAHAHADRLTILLVIGKGEERWIKVDGKHAPYEGDDHVVKRLFGLLND, from the coding sequence ATGGCTTTGACTTTGGCTGCGGCCGCCGAATTGCTCGACCGACATCATCTGCTCCGCGAAATCATCCAAGGCGATTGCTGGACCGACAACGCAGCGGATCTCGCCGGCGCCGACGAGCCGTTCACCGCCATCACCTATGACACCCGCAAAGTCACTCCCGGCACACTGCTATGCTGCAAGGGCCGGTTCAAGGCGGATTACTTGACGGACATCGATCAGGCCGGACTTGCCGCATACATGGCCGAAACCGAGTATTCCGCCGTCACCCGCGCCCCTGGACTGATCGTCAATGATGCGCGTAAGGCCATGAGCCTGCTGTCCGCTGAGTTCTATGGCCGCCCGCAGGATGAGCTGACCGTCATCGGTATCACCGGCACCAAGGGCAAGACGACCACCGCCTATTTTGTGCAGGCCGTGCTCAACGCCTATTCCGGCGGCAGGGCCGCACTGTTCTCTTCGGTGGACAATTGCTTGGACGGCCACACATATGCAGAATCCGACCTGACCACGCCCGAGTCGATGGACGCTTTCCGCATGATGCGCGAAGCCGCGAATAACGGCATGCGGTATCTGGTGATGGAAGTCTCCTCCCAGGCATACAAAGTGGAGCGCGTGTATGGCCTGACGTTCGATGCTGGGGCATTCCTCAATATTTCCCCTGACCACATCAGCGCCATCGAACACCCCACATTCGAGGATTATCTGTATTGCAAGCGGCAGATCACACACAATTGCCGCACACTGGTGCTCGGCGCCGACTGCGATCATGCCGATTTGATTCGGCAGGATGCTCAAGCCTCGAATGTACCGGTCACCACTTTTGCGCTGCATGCTGCGGACGGGCACGGCACGCATGCCGATTTCGTCGCGCTGCCGGATGCATCCTCAGGCTACCTGTTCCAGGAGCAGGGCAAGGCTATTGGCGATTTCTCGCTGGAACTGGAAGGCGAGTTCAATGCCGCCAACGCCGCTGCCGCCATTGCCTTGTCACGTGCAGTCGGCGTACCAGCTGGCTCAGAGGCTTTCCGCGCTCTGGAACATGTGCATATTCCCGGGCGTATGGAACATTATGAATCCGGCAATATGGTGGCGTACGTAGATTATGCGCACAACTATGTGAGCACGAAGACCCTGGCCGAGTTCGTGACACATAAATACGCGGATCGCAATCCGCGTGTCGTCGTGGTCACTGGCTCCGTGGGAGATAAAGCCGTGGACCGCCGTGAAGGCATCATCAAGGGTGCGCAGGATTATGCGGATCGCATTATTCTGACTGCGGAAGACACAGTGCACGAGCGCATGATCGATATTCTTCATGAGATGCAGGGTTATATCACCAATCCTCGAGTCGTCTCGGATATCGAGCTCGATCGTGCGAAGGCCATCGAAAAAGCAGTCGAGGATGCGCACGCCCATGCGGACAGGCTGACCATTCTGCTGGTCATCGGCAAGGGCGAAGAACGTTGGATCAAGGTCGATGGCAAGCACGCGCCTTACGAGGGCGATGACCATGTGGTCAAGCGACTGTTCGGACTGTTGAACGACTGA